In Opitutales bacterium, the DNA window CGCGAACGACGATCGAGGGATTGCGGGTCGTTGATCTGATATAAGTCTCCCGCAAGATCTTTGATGAGGACGGTCCCATCGGGAAGAACGCGCGGGTGGCTATCCAGCATCGTCTGGAAGCTTCGAGGTCCTCGGTTCGTTTCCACGCGCCAGGTGCGCAATTCAAAATCCCGATCTATTTTCACAGCCATCCCATAGGGATGCGCTAAAAAATTAAAAAGTGGTTGGCTTTGGCGGACTTCCGATCAAGGAAGTCA includes these proteins:
- a CDS encoding DUF1854 domain-containing protein is translated as MAVKIDRDFELRTWRVETNRGPRSFQTMLDSHPRVLPDGTVLIKDLAGDLYQINDPQSLDRRSRHRLSIYID